The window GAGCGGGCCGCCGACGCCGTCGAGGTCGGCATCGTCACGGTCAACTTCCGCCTGCTCGACCGTCAGCGGTTCCCCGGGACGCAGGGTAGCCGGGGGCAGCAACAGGGCGAGCAGCAGGGCGGACAACAGGGTCAGGGCGGACAGTAACTATCGGAGCGCGGCCACGAGCCCGTTCCCGGTCATCGCGAACACCGTTCCGTCGACGGGCGCGAGCGTCCGGGCCGGCGCGTCGAACGCGACCCGCCAGCGCTCGCGTCCGTCGGTGGGGTCGAGCGCCCGCACGTCGCCGGAGGCCCCGCCCGTCGCATCCTCGTCTCTGGCCGTCGCCACGAGTACACGGTCGCCCGCGAACACGACATCACGGACGAACCGGCCGTTTCCGGCCTCGTGCGTCCACTCGACGGCCCCGTCCTCGAGCGCGAACGCCCGCACCGTCGCCCGGAACCGCTCACCGGTCGTCGGCTCGCTGGTCCATTGCCGGTAGACGCCAGCGTACACCCGGTCGCGGGCGGCGTCGACGGCGGCGTACCGGGACCCGAGGAACGCGTCCCGCTCGTCGCTGCGAATCGCCCGCCACGCCACCTCGCCCGTCGTCGCGTCGACCGCTCGGAAGGCCGGCGCGCCGGCGTCCGTCCGGAAGCCGTACCGCGTACCCGGCACGAGCACCCGAGAGCCGGCGCCCACAGGGGCGCCGATACGTTCCACCTGTGTCACGGACCGCCACTCGGCCGGCGGCACCGCGCGCAGTGGCACGTCCAACGCACTCCGTGGCCGGTACCGGACGAGTTCGTAGCCGTCGTGGCCGAACAGCGCGCCGTCGTGGACGAGCGGCTGGGCCCGCAGGTCGGGCGACTCACCACCCCAGCGACGGATGCCCGTGTCCTGCTCCCGGGCGACCGACCCGAATCGGGTCGTGGTCAGGACCATCCCGGCTGCGACCGTCAGCCCCGCCGGTAGAGCGGGGAGGTCCCGTGTCCACGCCGTGTCGCCGGTCGCGGCGTCGCGGGCGGCGACCCTCGGACTCTCGCCGTCGCCGCCGGCGACGAACAGGCGACCACCGCGGCGTGCGAGGGTATCCACCGGCCGCTCGTCGCTCCACACCTTCGACCCGCCGCCCCGGTCGAGTGCGACGAGACCGTCGGCACCAGCGTACACCCGGTCGGTATCGACGACGAGCGCCTGCGGCGCGAACTGCGACGACGCCGCGACGGACGCGGTCCAGTCGACCGTCGGGTCGTCGGGAACGCTCACGTCGGGCACGGCAGCCGTGTTCGCGAGGTCGTAGCGGGAGAGTGGCCACGTATCCGCAGTCGGCGTCCAGTCGTCCACCTCGCCGAGTCGGACGCGGTCGGCGACCAGTCCGCCACCGGCGACGAGACCGGCCGCACCGGCCAGGAGGGCACGTCGGGAGGGCATCGTCGTCCGGTTCCCGACGAACCACCGAGTGGTTTGTGGTCCGGAGAGCGGTCAGGTGGCGGACTGGTCGCCGATGTCAGAGATGTTCGTAATCCAGCTACTATCGAGCATCTCCGTCGCATATATCACGAAGATGAACAGAAATACGAATATGTCGAGAGCTCCGGGACTGTCTCAGCCTACAGCTCGCCCTTCGTACTCGGCGTGTCACCCGCCCGGCGCTCGTCGACCCGCGTCGCGTCGTCCAGCGCGCGGGCGAGCGTCTTGAACAGCGCCTCGACCTCGTGGTGGGCGTTCTCGCCGGTGACGCCGGCGTGGAGCGTGAGCCCGGCGTTCATCGCGAGCGAGCGGGCGAAGTGGGCGGCCATGTCGCTGGTGAACTCGCCGACCGACGGCTGTGAGAACGCGCCGTCG of the Haloglomus salinum genome contains:
- a CDS encoding PQQ-binding-like beta-propeller repeat protein: MPSRRALLAGAAGLVAGGGLVADRVRLGEVDDWTPTADTWPLSRYDLANTAAVPDVSVPDDPTVDWTASVAASSQFAPQALVVDTDRVYAGADGLVALDRGGGSKVWSDERPVDTLARRGGRLFVAGGDGESPRVAARDAATGDTAWTRDLPALPAGLTVAAGMVLTTTRFGSVAREQDTGIRRWGGESPDLRAQPLVHDGALFGHDGYELVRYRPRSALDVPLRAVPPAEWRSVTQVERIGAPVGAGSRVLVPGTRYGFRTDAGAPAFRAVDATTGEVAWRAIRSDERDAFLGSRYAAVDAARDRVYAGVYRQWTSEPTTGERFRATVRAFALEDGAVEWTHEAGNGRFVRDVVFAGDRVLVATARDEDATGGASGDVRALDPTDGRERWRVAFDAPARTLAPVDGTVFAMTGNGLVAALR